One segment of Humidesulfovibrio mexicanus DNA contains the following:
- a CDS encoding phenylacetate--CoA ligase family protein, which yields MPETARFIPTLSADELAHIQLEGLKWTVAHAYAGNPFYRARLDEKGVAPGDIKSLSDITRLPFTTAYDLQAGYPLPLLSVPEEQVVRIHGSSGTTGKRKILSYTRKDIDDWANMFARCYEMAGLTTLDRVQICVGYGLWTAGAGFQLGCERFGAMALPVGPGMLDIQLQMLTDLGSTCLCSTASMALLLGEEVEKQNLRGRLKLKRSIFGAEAHTKKMRQRFEEALGLEHSFDISGMTEIYGPGAGIECEAHQGIHYWADMYILEVVDPETLLPVAPGELGEMVITSLRKEASPLIRYRTRDMTRLIPGACPCGCAMPRHERIQGRSDDMIIFRGVNIYPGQVASVLEKHAELNSEYQIELSRVDGLDHMVVRVEKRPGAAADADRDAGLAAAVADDIRSQILVRSRVEVLEPGALPRSFAKTKRVIDTRDKD from the coding sequence ATGCCTGAGACCGCCCGCTTCATTCCCACGCTTTCCGCAGACGAACTGGCGCACATCCAGCTTGAAGGACTCAAGTGGACCGTGGCCCACGCCTATGCGGGCAATCCCTTCTACCGTGCCCGCCTGGACGAGAAGGGCGTGGCCCCAGGCGACATCAAGAGCCTGTCGGACATCACCCGGCTGCCCTTCACCACGGCCTACGATCTCCAGGCCGGGTATCCCCTTCCGCTTCTCTCCGTGCCGGAGGAGCAGGTGGTGCGCATCCATGGCTCCAGCGGAACCACGGGCAAGCGCAAAATCCTCTCCTATACCCGGAAGGACATCGACGACTGGGCCAATATGTTCGCCCGCTGCTACGAAATGGCCGGGCTCACCACCCTTGACCGCGTGCAGATCTGCGTGGGCTACGGCCTGTGGACCGCCGGGGCCGGTTTTCAGCTCGGCTGCGAGCGCTTCGGGGCCATGGCCCTGCCCGTGGGGCCGGGGATGCTGGACATCCAGCTGCAGATGCTCACCGACTTGGGCAGCACCTGTCTGTGCAGCACGGCAAGCATGGCGCTCCTGCTGGGCGAGGAAGTGGAGAAGCAGAACCTGCGTGGTCGGCTCAAGCTCAAACGCTCCATCTTCGGGGCCGAAGCCCACACGAAGAAAATGCGGCAGCGTTTCGAGGAGGCCCTGGGCCTGGAGCACAGTTTCGACATCTCCGGCATGACCGAGATCTACGGCCCGGGCGCCGGCATCGAGTGCGAGGCGCACCAGGGCATCCATTATTGGGCCGACATGTACATCCTGGAGGTTGTTGATCCGGAGACGCTTTTGCCCGTGGCCCCCGGCGAGTTGGGCGAGATGGTCATCACCAGCCTCAGGAAGGAGGCCAGTCCGCTCATCCGCTACCGCACCCGCGACATGACGCGCCTCATTCCCGGCGCGTGTCCTTGCGGCTGCGCCATGCCTCGGCACGAGCGCATCCAGGGCCGCAGCGACGACATGATCATCTTCCGCGGGGTGAACATCTACCCCGGCCAGGTGGCCAGCGTGCTGGAAAAGCACGCCGAGCTCAACAGCGAGTACCAGATTGAGCTCTCCCGCGTGGACGGGCTGGACCACATGGTGGTGCGTGTGGAGAAGCGGCCCGGAGCCGCGGCCGACGCCGACCGGGATGCGGGCCTCGCCGCGGCGGTTGCCGATGACATACGCAGCCAGATACTGGTCCGCAGCCGTGTCGAGGTGCTGGAGCCTGGAGCCCTGCCGCGCAGTTTCGCCAAGACCAAGCGCGTCATCGATACGCGCGACAAGGACTAG
- the amrB gene encoding AmmeMemoRadiSam system protein B, translated as MPHARSHDRQPVVAGQFYPAGADALMREVRGYLAQAKPKGQAPTILAMAPHAGYCYSGAVAGATLGQANLARTVLLLGPNHTGLGKPFAIWPDGRWTFPGGALAVDAPLAAHLCEKEPRLIPDTLAHQREHSLEVLLPFLAALDPETSIVPLCVSNPSLDTLMAVGAAIGQALRQWQAPVSIVVSSDMSHYVPHQVAQAQDAEALEPALRLDATAFYETVRGRGISMCGVLPMTVGICAARELGATRAEVAAYATSGQVNGDADRVVGYAGLLAD; from the coding sequence ATGCCCCACGCACGCAGCCACGACCGCCAGCCCGTTGTGGCAGGACAGTTCTACCCCGCCGGAGCCGATGCCCTGATGCGCGAGGTGCGGGGCTACCTGGCCCAGGCCAAGCCCAAAGGGCAGGCCCCCACCATCCTGGCCATGGCCCCGCACGCCGGGTACTGCTACTCCGGCGCGGTGGCCGGGGCCACCCTCGGCCAGGCCAATCTGGCGCGCACCGTGCTGCTGCTCGGCCCCAACCATACCGGCCTGGGCAAACCCTTCGCCATCTGGCCGGACGGCCGCTGGACTTTTCCAGGCGGCGCGCTTGCGGTGGATGCGCCACTTGCTGCGCACCTGTGCGAGAAAGAGCCGCGCCTGATCCCGGACACCCTGGCCCACCAGCGCGAGCACTCCCTGGAAGTCCTGCTGCCCTTTCTGGCAGCTCTGGATCCAGAAACCAGCATTGTCCCGCTGTGCGTGTCAAACCCATCCCTGGACACGCTCATGGCCGTGGGCGCGGCCATAGGCCAAGCGTTGCGCCAATGGCAGGCCCCGGTGAGCATCGTGGTCAGCTCGGACATGAGCCACTACGTGCCGCATCAGGTGGCGCAAGCCCAGGACGCCGAGGCCTTGGAACCCGCTCTGCGTCTCGACGCCACCGCCTTCTACGAGACGGTGCGCGGCCGGGGCATCAGCATGTGCGGGGTGCTCCCCATGACGGTAGGCATCTGCGCGGCGCGCGAACTGGGGGCCACGCGGGCCGAAGTGGCCGCCTACGCCACCTCCGGCCAAGTGAACGGTGACGCCGACCGGGTGGTGGGCTACGCCGGGCTCCTTGCCGACTAG
- a CDS encoding tetratricopeptide repeat protein, producing MSLKQFTATLGLMALLAATDAARPAFVRAATDADTLTLSSAGGTLPKYTVRRTGPQELTVTFAPKPGETAPDAPGVGGTKLVSGVSQIPGGFKIQLKTSAFGYVNYPVKGKPQLQIQIFPDAVGATWGQSAKAAAPVKTDLAQAEKSKADKAKAEQAKHARDAEAKAAKAKVDQAEKAEQARRAAEAKAQSEAEAHRKQEAKAAAQPPTQAAPTQSAAPAHPPVAKDAAPQPSPPAPQALNRPAPPAAGTDGKPFFSVPYSMRMPVNKTVLGNSAANIATLPQVEGSPPAAPEQKQPFPQPAQPQKTQQGGRVPPGVVERPLLQEQTTAMPASRPAEGSAPPVVSLSPPPPPAPQAKPADLTPAKGQNGLRFRAEHKGPGDSRPAELLSAADPSRPAALAPAQGLPQGQPAQAHSQPGKQWELRQPVQKVLAPSGSTGATLPQVGTTPPSELHAENATGPQPETHTANATAASAANATTPAPSSPPPGAHNGHNATAPADAQHNASAPAGGDAHAAPAKGGKDKEQQGPLTEQQLKDGLLQAQSDMMGGKWQESVKALEALLREPLMKGELREETLYALADATMQAYKDNLAANYDRIAAAQQAAMNANQKSNRVPRALINLGLLNLKVNNLPEAKAYFNIIRKKYPQDQNAAIVPFSLGEYYREKGDLKKAAEHYQDLIQQYPDARMAKETAYILAQVLRKLGQFEKAFQIVDYLDKRWPLFYMENPAFLKLAAEVEEKVGKLDLAKDHYWTFYNLNPENEYADVILVRIGDVYLRQNKRDPAKEVYQKALHDFPDREGGLVARMRLAEEGIYDDPTMGEMVSVFGRTGAPRPDETYTYIITRHPQSPLAPLAQIKLGMWQFHNKSYLDSLNTAATFLQKYPKSNLVVKAEELGFQSFLHALPALVQEGNYARVMQLYDNAPFVKENQGLVGDEAQMAIAVSAWKRGQPDRALKLAGRFLGKKQVPKYSEMALDLAMNIFMERKEWKRISDLAARAGKAWKLSPRQKAQFENARAMALENQGEIEKSLPLWTRIAGDPATDPATRAHATYVLAKDAARKQDMHRLFALSQEALTQLLAAGGDKDKVKDCLLMAITATERSGRFGETVKWAREFDRIIPPSDPDWAPVRLRLAEVYRRGNMLDEWKALLTDIAKKKPGTVYARMATQALENSALDQRLQNYLVKPPM from the coding sequence GTGTCCTTGAAACAATTCACCGCGACCCTGGGCCTGATGGCGCTCCTCGCCGCGACGGACGCCGCGCGGCCTGCTTTTGTGCGCGCCGCAACCGATGCCGACACCCTCACCCTCTCCTCCGCAGGGGGGACGCTGCCCAAGTACACCGTGCGGCGCACCGGCCCACAGGAGCTCACCGTCACCTTTGCGCCCAAGCCGGGAGAAACCGCTCCGGACGCTCCAGGCGTAGGCGGGACCAAGCTTGTGTCGGGCGTCAGCCAAATTCCCGGCGGCTTCAAGATCCAGCTCAAGACCAGCGCCTTCGGCTACGTGAACTACCCGGTCAAAGGCAAGCCGCAGCTGCAAATCCAGATTTTTCCCGATGCCGTGGGCGCCACCTGGGGGCAAAGCGCGAAGGCCGCAGCCCCGGTCAAGACGGACCTGGCGCAAGCCGAAAAAAGCAAGGCCGACAAGGCCAAGGCCGAGCAGGCAAAACACGCCAGGGACGCCGAGGCCAAAGCGGCAAAGGCCAAGGTCGACCAGGCGGAAAAGGCCGAGCAGGCCCGCCGCGCGGCCGAGGCCAAGGCCCAGTCCGAAGCAGAGGCCCACAGGAAACAGGAGGCCAAGGCCGCTGCGCAGCCCCCCACGCAGGCAGCACCGACGCAATCGGCTGCCCCTGCACATCCTCCCGTGGCCAAAGATGCAGCGCCACAACCGTCTCCTCCGGCCCCACAAGCGCTCAACCGTCCGGCCCCACCGGCCGCGGGCACCGATGGCAAGCCGTTTTTTTCCGTGCCCTATTCCATGCGAATGCCGGTCAACAAGACCGTGCTCGGCAACAGTGCGGCCAACATCGCCACCCTGCCCCAGGTGGAAGGCTCCCCACCTGCTGCGCCAGAGCAAAAACAGCCGTTCCCGCAACCTGCGCAGCCGCAGAAAACCCAGCAAGGCGGCCGGGTACCCCCCGGCGTTGTGGAACGCCCGCTCCTGCAGGAGCAGACCACAGCAATGCCCGCTTCCCGACCGGCCGAGGGCTCGGCCCCGCCAGTGGTTTCGCTTTCCCCGCCGCCGCCACCAGCGCCCCAGGCCAAGCCTGCGGATCTAACCCCGGCCAAGGGGCAGAACGGGCTGCGCTTCCGCGCCGAACACAAAGGCCCTGGCGACTCGCGACCGGCCGAACTGCTTTCCGCCGCGGATCCTTCTCGTCCTGCGGCGCTGGCCCCGGCGCAGGGGCTGCCGCAAGGCCAGCCAGCCCAAGCCCATTCGCAACCTGGCAAGCAGTGGGAGCTGCGCCAGCCGGTGCAGAAGGTGCTCGCGCCCAGCGGCTCCACCGGCGCGACCCTGCCGCAGGTCGGGACAACGCCGCCATCGGAACTCCACGCCGAAAACGCTACCGGTCCGCAGCCCGAGACGCACACGGCCAACGCCACGGCAGCCTCTGCGGCCAACGCCACGACTCCCGCGCCGTCGTCTCCGCCTCCTGGAGCCCATAACGGCCACAACGCCACCGCTCCGGCGGACGCACAGCACAACGCATCGGCCCCGGCTGGCGGAGACGCCCACGCAGCCCCGGCCAAGGGCGGCAAGGACAAGGAGCAGCAAGGTCCGCTCACCGAGCAACAACTCAAGGACGGCCTGCTCCAGGCACAGTCCGACATGATGGGCGGCAAATGGCAGGAGTCCGTGAAGGCGCTGGAGGCGCTCCTGCGCGAGCCCCTCATGAAGGGCGAGCTGCGGGAAGAAACCCTGTACGCCCTGGCCGACGCCACCATGCAGGCCTACAAGGACAATCTCGCCGCGAATTATGACCGCATCGCCGCCGCGCAGCAGGCGGCCATGAACGCCAACCAGAAGTCCAACCGCGTGCCGCGGGCCCTCATCAACCTGGGCCTGCTGAACCTCAAGGTGAACAACCTGCCCGAGGCCAAGGCCTACTTCAACATCATCCGCAAGAAATACCCACAGGACCAGAACGCCGCCATCGTTCCCTTTTCCCTCGGCGAATACTACCGTGAAAAGGGCGACCTCAAGAAGGCCGCGGAACATTACCAGGACCTCATCCAGCAGTATCCCGACGCGCGCATGGCCAAGGAGACCGCCTACATTCTGGCGCAGGTGCTGCGCAAGCTGGGGCAGTTCGAAAAGGCCTTCCAGATCGTGGACTACCTGGACAAGCGCTGGCCGCTCTTCTACATGGAAAACCCTGCGTTCCTCAAACTAGCTGCCGAGGTTGAGGAAAAAGTCGGCAAGCTCGACCTGGCCAAGGACCACTACTGGACCTTCTACAACCTGAACCCGGAAAACGAATACGCCGATGTCATCCTGGTGCGCATCGGGGACGTCTACCTTCGCCAGAACAAACGCGACCCGGCCAAAGAGGTCTACCAGAAGGCCCTGCACGACTTCCCGGACCGCGAGGGCGGTCTGGTGGCGCGGATGCGCCTGGCCGAGGAAGGCATCTACGACGACCCCACCATGGGCGAGATGGTGTCCGTGTTCGGTCGCACAGGCGCCCCCCGGCCGGACGAGACCTACACCTACATCATCACCCGCCACCCGCAGAGCCCGCTGGCGCCTCTGGCGCAGATCAAGCTCGGCATGTGGCAGTTCCACAACAAGTCGTACCTTGACTCCCTGAACACAGCAGCCACGTTTCTGCAAAAGTATCCCAAAAGCAACCTTGTGGTGAAGGCCGAGGAGTTGGGCTTCCAGTCCTTCCTCCACGCCCTGCCCGCACTGGTGCAGGAAGGCAACTACGCCCGCGTGATGCAGCTTTACGACAACGCGCCCTTCGTGAAGGAGAACCAGGGACTGGTGGGCGACGAGGCGCAGATGGCCATAGCCGTCAGCGCCTGGAAACGCGGCCAGCCCGACCGCGCCTTGAAGCTGGCAGGCCGCTTCCTGGGAAAGAAGCAGGTGCCCAAGTACTCGGAAATGGCGCTGGATCTGGCCATGAACATTTTCATGGAACGCAAGGAATGGAAGCGCATCTCTGACCTTGCCGCACGGGCCGGCAAGGCCTGGAAGCTCTCGCCCCGGCAGAAGGCCCAATTCGAAAACGCCCGGGCCATGGCCCTGGAGAATCAGGGCGAGATCGAGAAAAGCCTGCCGCTCTGGACGCGCATCGCCGGGGATCCGGCCACGGACCCCGCCACCCGCGCCCACGCCACCTACGTGCTGGCCAAGGACGCCGCCCGCAAGCAGGACATGCACCGACTCTTCGCCCTTTCCCAAGAGGCCCTGACCCAGCTGCTGGCCGCAGGGGGCGACAAGGACAAGGTCAAGGACTGTCTGCTCATGGCCATAACGGCCACGGAGCGCTCCGGTCGGTTCGGGGAGACGGTCAAATGGGCCAGGGAATTCGACCGCATCATCCCGCCCAGCGATCCGGATTGGGCACCGGTGCGCCTGCGCTTGGCGGAAGTGTACCGCAGGGGCAACATGCTGGACGAATGGAAGGCGCTGTTGACCGACATCGCCAAGAAGAAACCCGGCACGGTATACGCGCGCATGGCCACCCAGGCGTTGGAGAACAGCGCACTGGACCAGCGCCTGCAGAATTATCTGGTGAAGCCGCCCATGTAG
- a CDS encoding sigma-54 interaction domain-containing protein, producing MALNIDGIIGNSPALREVYKVLEKVAPTDSTVLVTGESGTGKELLVRALHKNSKRADKPFVPINCGAIPKELLESELFGHEKGAFTHAIRSRPGRFELADGGTIFLDEIGEMDLSLQVKILRALQEKEIERVGGTGTKKVDVRVVAATNRDLEGEVAAGRFREDLFYRLNVIPMHLPPLRERGEDIMALAEHFLKGFCQDKDRKQLSLGAQARAMLIGYDWPGNVRELENFMERLSILCEGPHVMPEDLPEKIQRAAGVEPTPVAAAESPQQGFRWPELKDMRDKGQGLKEFLDEIEERLLQEALAEASGVKNQAAELLGIKRTTLIEKLKKRNLLDS from the coding sequence ATGGCGCTGAACATCGACGGCATCATCGGCAACAGCCCCGCCCTGCGCGAGGTGTACAAGGTTCTGGAGAAGGTGGCCCCCACCGACAGCACCGTATTGGTGACTGGCGAATCGGGCACAGGCAAGGAACTGCTTGTGCGGGCGCTGCACAAGAACAGCAAGCGCGCGGACAAACCCTTCGTGCCCATCAACTGCGGCGCAATCCCCAAGGAACTGCTGGAAAGCGAACTCTTCGGCCACGAGAAGGGCGCGTTCACGCACGCCATCCGTTCCCGGCCGGGCCGCTTCGAACTGGCCGATGGCGGCACCATCTTCCTTGACGAAATCGGCGAAATGGACTTGAGCCTGCAAGTCAAGATCCTTCGCGCGCTGCAGGAAAAGGAAATCGAAAGGGTGGGCGGCACGGGGACGAAAAAGGTGGACGTCCGCGTTGTCGCGGCCACCAACCGCGACCTGGAAGGCGAAGTCGCGGCCGGGCGCTTCCGCGAAGACCTGTTCTACCGCCTGAACGTCATCCCCATGCACCTGCCCCCCCTGCGCGAACGCGGGGAGGACATCATGGCGCTCGCCGAGCATTTCCTGAAAGGTTTTTGCCAGGACAAGGACCGCAAGCAGCTCTCCTTGGGCGCGCAGGCGCGGGCCATGCTCATCGGCTACGACTGGCCCGGCAACGTGCGCGAGCTTGAAAATTTCATGGAGCGGCTGTCCATTCTCTGCGAAGGCCCGCACGTGATGCCCGAAGACCTTCCGGAAAAAATCCAGCGCGCCGCAGGTGTGGAGCCAACGCCCGTGGCCGCGGCCGAGAGCCCGCAACAGGGCTTCCGCTGGCCGGAGCTCAAAGACATGCGGGACAAGGGCCAGGGGCTCAAGGAATTCCTGGACGAAATCGAGGAGCGGCTTTTGCAAGAAGCCCTGGCCGAGGCCTCTGGCGTCAAAAACCAGGCCGCGGAGCTTTTGGGCATCAAGCGCACCACGCTCATCGAGAAACTGAAGAAGCGCAACCTCCTGGACAGCTGA
- a CDS encoding uracil-xanthine permease family protein, protein MLRDSLKYDADQAPPPHLAISLAFMHVLLVFDAVIFIPNVLGKTVGVEPRTLAFITFATILTSALFTFLQSRTRLGIGSGFLLFTGSYSAFLLCSVDAVKMGGLPLLASMSLLTVPVVFLYTYFIRHFRHIITPAVGGVVVLLIAMSMVPIGLGLWAGDLEPGAAPSLARVGTGAATVLCLTLLMLFGRPSIRLWSPLLAMAAGYATALFTGGLDFKHSRDAAWFGLPDFSAWPGVATSLDTSHLPLFLAFGMGMLASVIESTGNIMLVQQISTRDFRRVSYDQVQSGLYCDGLSKVMAGLFGTAVPSIYCDNLPLIEMTGVASRRIGAIGAGILLVLAFMPKVGGVILDMPGPVIGGFLVVIAALLFHAGFGLVAMTKLSNQHGLILGLSLVVGLVAGGKSFFPGVVPTSLSPLLQNSVAVGGFTAFVLSTLAYLSPKRGVSGVFRPDPAEIPRMHKLLRSGRDRLKLSQERLDALSLCCEEVFCHMTQAHSSADNSLSLRVALTEDGCFTEMVCGHKMDDINNFALPESLLQASQDELGNLGLVLFARYARSVKHLEISGYSYISFVL, encoded by the coding sequence ATGCTGCGCGACTCGCTGAAATACGACGCGGACCAGGCCCCGCCGCCGCATCTGGCCATCAGCCTGGCCTTCATGCATGTGCTGCTCGTGTTCGACGCCGTCATCTTCATCCCCAACGTGCTGGGCAAGACCGTAGGGGTGGAGCCCAGAACGCTGGCCTTCATCACCTTCGCCACCATCCTCACCTCGGCCCTGTTCACCTTCCTGCAGAGCCGGACCCGCCTGGGGATCGGCTCGGGATTTTTGCTGTTCACGGGTTCGTACAGCGCCTTCCTGCTTTGCTCCGTGGACGCGGTGAAGATGGGCGGTCTGCCGCTCTTGGCCAGCATGTCGCTGCTGACGGTGCCGGTGGTGTTCCTGTACACTTACTTCATCCGCCACTTCCGGCACATCATCACCCCTGCGGTAGGCGGGGTGGTGGTGCTGCTCATCGCCATGTCCATGGTGCCCATCGGCCTGGGGCTGTGGGCCGGAGACCTGGAGCCGGGCGCCGCGCCCTCCCTGGCCCGCGTGGGCACCGGGGCGGCCACGGTGCTCTGCCTCACCCTGCTCATGCTCTTCGGGCGGCCTTCCATCCGGCTCTGGAGCCCGCTTCTCGCCATGGCCGCTGGCTACGCCACGGCCCTGTTCACCGGAGGGCTGGACTTCAAGCACTCCCGCGACGCCGCCTGGTTCGGCCTGCCGGACTTTTCGGCCTGGCCGGGCGTGGCCACAAGCCTGGACACCTCGCACCTGCCCCTGTTTTTGGCCTTCGGCATGGGTATGCTGGCCAGCGTCATCGAGAGCACGGGCAACATCATGCTGGTGCAGCAAATCTCCACCCGCGACTTCCGCCGCGTGTCTTACGACCAGGTGCAAAGCGGCCTTTACTGCGACGGCCTCTCCAAGGTCATGGCCGGCCTCTTCGGCACCGCCGTGCCCAGCATCTACTGCGACAACCTGCCGCTCATCGAAATGACCGGCGTGGCCTCGCGGCGCATCGGAGCCATTGGCGCGGGCATCCTGCTCGTGCTGGCCTTCATGCCCAAGGTCGGCGGCGTCATCCTGGACATGCCCGGCCCGGTCATCGGCGGATTCCTGGTGGTTATCGCCGCCTTGCTGTTCCATGCGGGCTTCGGCCTGGTGGCCATGACCAAGCTGAGCAACCAGCACGGGCTCATCCTGGGTCTGTCGCTGGTGGTGGGGCTGGTGGCCGGGGGCAAGTCGTTCTTTCCCGGGGTGGTTCCGACAAGCTTGAGCCCACTGCTGCAAAACAGCGTGGCCGTGGGCGGGTTCACGGCCTTTGTGCTGAGCACCCTGGCCTACCTTTCGCCCAAGCGCGGGGTCTCCGGGGTGTTCCGGCCTGATCCGGCCGAGATTCCCCGCATGCACAAGCTGCTCCGCTCCGGGCGCGACCGGCTGAAGCTCTCCCAGGAGCGGCTGGACGCCCTGTCGCTGTGCTGCGAGGAGGTGTTCTGCCACATGACCCAGGCCCACTCCTCCGCCGACAACAGCCTGTCCCTGCGCGTGGCCCTGACAGAAGACGGCTGCTTCACGGAGATGGTCTGCGGCCACAAAATGGACGACATCAACAACTTCGCCCTCCCGGAGTCCCTGCTCCAGGCCAGCCAGGACGAACTGGGCAACCTGGGGCTTGTGCTCTTTGCCCGCTATGCCCGCAGCGTGAAGCACCTGGAAATCTCCGGCTACTCCTACATCTCCTTCGTGCTCTAG
- a CDS encoding NAD(P)/FAD-dependent oxidoreductase — MTPGKNARTDFDVIIVGGGPAGLFAAAWLGENTSLSVLVLEKGKQANRRDCPVGRTGCIHCKPCNILSGIGGAGLFSDGKLNFIHKLGKTDLTQFMAESEARALIDETEAMFNRFGMDGPVYPTDMEQARKVRAQARKCGIDLLIIRQKHLGSDNLPRLISDMTEHVKAKGVTFHTSEEVKKVVADNGAVRGVVTNKGEYSARAVILAPGRVGAEWVGGQARELGLSLSQRGIEVGVRVEVPREVMQDLCEVIYDPTFFIRTSKYDDQTRTFCTNDGGFVALENYQDFVCVNGHAYMDKKSANTNFAFLSKVVLNDPVTNNQAYGEHIGRLASLIGDGKPILQRFGDLKRGRRSTWQRIKNSSIEPTLKNVVCGDIAMALPERILTNIVEGLEKLGQVVPGVANDETLLYAPEIKFFATQIETTSNLETAVAGLFVAGDGPGVAGNIVSAAATGLIPSKEIARRFSR, encoded by the coding sequence ATGACCCCAGGCAAAAACGCACGCACGGACTTCGATGTCATCATCGTGGGCGGAGGTCCGGCCGGACTCTTCGCCGCGGCATGGCTGGGCGAGAACACCAGCCTTTCCGTGCTGGTGTTGGAAAAAGGCAAGCAGGCAAACCGGCGCGATTGCCCCGTGGGACGCACGGGCTGCATCCACTGCAAGCCCTGCAACATCCTGTCGGGAATCGGCGGGGCCGGGCTTTTCTCCGATGGCAAGCTGAACTTCATCCACAAGCTGGGCAAGACCGACCTCACCCAGTTCATGGCGGAATCCGAAGCCAGGGCCCTCATCGACGAAACCGAAGCCATGTTCAACCGCTTCGGCATGGACGGACCTGTGTACCCGACGGACATGGAGCAGGCGAGAAAGGTCCGCGCCCAGGCCCGCAAATGCGGCATCGACCTCTTGATCATCCGCCAAAAGCACCTGGGCAGCGACAACCTGCCCCGGCTCATCAGCGACATGACCGAACACGTCAAAGCCAAGGGCGTCACCTTCCACACTTCCGAGGAAGTCAAGAAGGTCGTCGCCGACAACGGCGCGGTGCGCGGGGTGGTGACCAACAAGGGTGAATACTCTGCACGCGCCGTCATCCTTGCGCCAGGGCGCGTGGGCGCGGAGTGGGTGGGCGGCCAGGCGCGCGAGCTCGGCCTTTCGCTTTCCCAGCGCGGCATCGAGGTAGGCGTGCGCGTTGAGGTTCCCCGCGAGGTCATGCAGGACCTTTGCGAGGTCATTTATGACCCCACCTTCTTCATCCGCACCAGCAAGTACGATGACCAGACCCGCACCTTCTGCACCAACGACGGCGGCTTCGTGGCCCTGGAGAACTACCAGGATTTCGTCTGCGTCAACGGCCACGCCTACATGGACAAGAAAAGCGCCAACACCAACTTCGCCTTCCTCTCCAAGGTGGTGCTGAACGACCCCGTCACCAACAACCAGGCCTACGGCGAGCACATCGGCCGTCTGGCCTCGCTCATCGGCGACGGCAAGCCCATCCTCCAACGCTTCGGCGACCTCAAGCGCGGACGACGCAGCACCTGGCAGCGCATCAAGAACAGCTCCATCGAGCCGACCTTGAAGAACGTCGTCTGTGGCGACATCGCCATGGCCCTGCCCGAACGCATCTTGACCAACATCGTCGAGGGACTGGAAAAACTGGGGCAGGTGGTGCCCGGCGTGGCCAACGACGAAACCCTGCTCTACGCCCCGGAAATCAAGTTCTTCGCCACCCAGATAGAAACCACCTCCAACCTGGAAACCGCCGTGGCCGGCCTCTTCGTCGCGGGCGACGGCCCCGGCGTGGCCGGCAACATCGTCTCCGCTGCGGCCACGGGGCTGATTCCGAGCAAGGAGATCGCCCGGCGGTTTTCACGCTAA
- a CDS encoding EF-hand domain-containing protein has product MDEMDTRLATDMVSAKDSDSSGSLSASELGVSDSDVAEFDTDGDGVLSSAELAAALKAKREKMQAQMDSQMQQSSQLGMLQSTLSGAQGEEEAPSIDQLISGLFGDSGSDGSEGTMAVSAADSSETASNAGSSLSEFLEQMDTEMAATILNMKDTDGDGVLSAEELGATSEQIAELDTDGDGVLSQAELATGLAAERETMMAENGGVMPPPPPAGEQGVSGAASSMDSTAMDAMMQSMFSTGTGVSGSGDSSTTTATLQEFLLRQKASSAYQSVDNLIAGLFSGGADSRSVSLDA; this is encoded by the coding sequence ATGGACGAGATGGACACACGGCTCGCCACCGACATGGTGAGCGCGAAGGATTCGGATTCCAGCGGCTCGCTTTCCGCCTCGGAGCTTGGGGTGAGCGATTCCGATGTTGCCGAATTCGATACCGACGGCGACGGGGTCTTAAGCAGCGCGGAGCTTGCCGCGGCGCTCAAGGCCAAGCGAGAGAAGATGCAGGCGCAGATGGACTCGCAGATGCAGCAGAGCAGCCAGCTTGGAATGCTGCAGAGCACGCTCTCCGGGGCGCAGGGCGAGGAAGAGGCTCCGAGCATTGATCAGCTGATCTCGGGTCTGTTCGGCGATTCCGGGTCCGATGGTTCCGAAGGCACGATGGCGGTGAGCGCGGCCGACTCTTCGGAGACGGCGAGCAACGCGGGCTCTTCGCTGTCCGAGTTCCTTGAGCAGATGGACACGGAAATGGCCGCGACCATTCTGAACATGAAGGACACCGATGGCGACGGCGTGCTCAGCGCCGAGGAACTCGGAGCCACCTCCGAGCAGATCGCCGAGTTGGACACCGACGGCGACGGTGTGCTGAGCCAGGCAGAGCTGGCCACGGGGCTTGCCGCGGAGCGCGAGACCATGATGGCCGAAAATGGTGGGGTCATGCCGCCCCCGCCGCCTGCTGGCGAGCAGGGCGTGAGCGGCGCGGCTTCGAGTATGGACAGCACCGCGATGGACGCCATGATGCAGAGCATGTTCAGCACGGGAACGGGGGTGAGCGGGAGCGGAGACTCCAGCACCACCACGGCCACGCTGCAGGAATTCCTGCTGCGGCAGAAGGCCAGCAGTGCGTATCAGAGCGTTGACAACCTCATCGCCGGGCTTTTCTCCGGCGGTGCGGATTCCCGGTCGGTTTCCCTGGACGCGTAA